From Neobacillus sp. PS2-9, the proteins below share one genomic window:
- a CDS encoding Bax inhibitor-1/YccA family protein has translation MYTQTSTEFMPSVLRTFALSLAIAFLGTMAGAFIVPSWLMIPLYILEFVMLISAFFLRRKKAISYSFLYVFTFLSGITLYPIVAHYLATSGANVVVMAFASTTVVFTGISIYAAKSKRNFSFLGGFLLAALLALVAISIFNIFFPLSSTGMLAYSFIGVVVFSGYVLFDISRMKHYGVRAEEVPLMALNLYLDFINLFISILRILGILSSKD, from the coding sequence TTGTATACTCAAACATCTACTGAGTTTATGCCATCCGTATTACGGACATTTGCTCTATCACTTGCTATCGCTTTCTTAGGCACAATGGCTGGTGCGTTTATTGTACCGTCTTGGCTTATGATTCCATTGTATATTTTAGAATTTGTCATGCTTATATCTGCGTTCTTTTTAAGACGAAAAAAAGCCATCTCGTACTCATTCCTTTATGTCTTTACCTTTCTTTCTGGTATCACACTATACCCAATTGTCGCTCACTACTTAGCGACATCAGGAGCAAACGTAGTAGTTATGGCCTTTGCAAGTACTACCGTTGTCTTTACAGGTATTTCTATTTATGCGGCAAAATCAAAACGTAATTTCTCGTTTTTAGGTGGATTTTTGCTGGCTGCACTGCTTGCTTTAGTAGCCATCTCCATCTTTAATATTTTCTTCCCGTTAAGCTCAACAGGAATGCTTGCTTACTCCTTTATTGGTGTAGTCGTATTTAGCGGGTATGTACTTTTTGATATCAGCCGAATGAAGCATTACGGTGTAAGAGCAGAAGAAGTTCCATTGATGGCCTTAAACCTATACCTTGATTTTATTAACCTATTCATTAGCATTCTTCGTATCTTGGGGATTCTATCAAGTAAAGATTAA